The Phragmitibacter flavus genome includes the window GTTTCTCCCATCCCACGCAATCTCAACTTCACAAAAAACCTACCCCGTCCATGCGCCTCCACCTGTTCCTAGTCCTCCTCATCACTCTCAGCACCTGCCTCCGTGCCGATGAAATCCGACTCAGGCCATCCACCTCTTCAAAAACCAAAATCCTTCAACCCGCCATTGATGCCGCCAACCCCCGCGACACTCTCATCCTCGCACCTGGCATTTACTTCGAAACCATCACCATCAACAAACCCCTCACCCTCCTCGGCCAACCCGGTGCCATACTCGACGGTTCCAAACCCATCACCACCCCCTGGACACCCGCCCCCGATCTCCCCCACGTCTACACCACCCCCTGCAAACACCGACCCGCCGGACTCCTCTTCCAAGACAAATTTATCGCCGCCCTCGACTTCGACCGCGCCCAAAAACCCGGCGACTGGCACTGGCAAACTCTTCTCAAAAACGGCCCGCCCCTCAGCCAGTTCACCCAAATCCGCGCCCTTTATATCTACCACCCCAGAGAAAAACTCATCTATCTCCGCCTCCCCGACAACGTCACTCCTTCCGACACCAATCTCGCCATCGTCCCCAACGACGCCCCTCTCATCACCATCGAAAACACCCAAAACGTCCAGATAAAAGATCTCAGCCTCCGTCACTCCGCCACCTCCATCCATCTTCAAAACAGCACCGATTCCACCATCGAAAAATGCCAGATCACCAGCTACGAAGAAACCGGCATCCTGCTCACTAACAACACCTCGCGCTGCACCATCCACAACAATCAAATCACCCGCGGTGCCCTCGAAGAATGGCAGCCTCCCCTCACCGACGACAAACCCAACTACGAAATCTGGCGCATCCACAAAGACACCGGCTACTACGACCGCGTCGCCATCAACCTTTTCCGCGCCGGCACCGCCAACCGCATCCTCCTCAACAACATCGACCGCGTCTTTGACGGCATCAATGTCGGCGACTACTCCGTTGAAACCCTCGGCAAACCCCTGACCAACCCCGACCACGGACGCGACACTGAAATCGCCCACAACCTCATCGAAAACACCCGCGACTCCGCCATCGAACTCGGCGGCGGCTGCATCAACGTCAACGTCCACCACAACACCCTGCGGCGCACCCACGGAGGCCTCCGTTTCAAAACCCCCCGCATCGGACCCGTCTTCATCCATCACAACCAGCTCATCGACGGCTCCCCCTTCAACATCTGGTTCAGCATGGACTCCTCCCCCGCCGAGGGCTTCCTCTATCACAACACCATCACCGGCAAAAACCCTGCCGTCAGCATCCTCATCCACAAACCCACCGAAAAATTCACCACCCCGAACTGGCACTTCATCAACAACCTCATCCTCACCAAGGAAGGCATCTACAAATCCCGCAGTAAAGGCCTTCCCGACGACCTTCAAATTTCTGATCACAACCTCATCCAGCCCCCTGCCCCAATCGATCAACCCCTCGAAGCCGCCATCGACACCGGCACCGACCTCTCCATCCTTTTCAAAGGCAAGCTCCCCGACACCCAACCAACCACCTTCAAAGGCAAATCCCCCGACATGGGCGCCTCCGAATGGCGTTGACGCATTTCTTCTGCCGACGTCACGTCGGCTCAGTTCCATGGAGCGCCGATGTTTCATCGGCCATCCCTCCCATCATCGGACCACCGGCGTTCCGTCGGTCTG containing:
- a CDS encoding right-handed parallel beta-helix repeat-containing protein — protein: MKPSAQPPRFSHPTQSQLHKKPTPSMRLHLFLVLLITLSTCLRADEIRLRPSTSSKTKILQPAIDAANPRDTLILAPGIYFETITINKPLTLLGQPGAILDGSKPITTPWTPAPDLPHVYTTPCKHRPAGLLFQDKFIAALDFDRAQKPGDWHWQTLLKNGPPLSQFTQIRALYIYHPREKLIYLRLPDNVTPSDTNLAIVPNDAPLITIENTQNVQIKDLSLRHSATSIHLQNSTDSTIEKCQITSYEETGILLTNNTSRCTIHNNQITRGALEEWQPPLTDDKPNYEIWRIHKDTGYYDRVAINLFRAGTANRILLNNIDRVFDGINVGDYSVETLGKPLTNPDHGRDTEIAHNLIENTRDSAIELGGGCINVNVHHNTLRRTHGGLRFKTPRIGPVFIHHNQLIDGSPFNIWFSMDSSPAEGFLYHNTITGKNPAVSILIHKPTEKFTTPNWHFINNLILTKEGIYKSRSKGLPDDLQISDHNLIQPPAPIDQPLEAAIDTGTDLSILFKGKLPDTQPTTFKGKSPDMGASEWR